A genomic segment from Salvia splendens isolate huo1 chromosome 13, SspV2, whole genome shotgun sequence encodes:
- the LOC121762479 gene encoding pentatricopeptide repeat-containing protein At1g60770-like yields the protein MASTFMQQFAKKKTVVKRSSKKYLTEALYKKLLSDGGEERSVRAKTNEFLKSRKSAYKWEVGRTVKILRGRKLYGPAVKISETMEKRGMNKTVSDQAIHLDLIAKSRGIAAAETYFVSLPESSKTNLTYSALLNCYCKLSMTSKAETMFERMKELNLEMTSMPYNSLMTLNMKNELPQLVPALVKEMKEAGVMPDVYTYNVWMRALAATGDIDGVERVIDEMKRDGRVAADWTTYSNLASIYADAGAFDKAEAALKELESRNGRRELSAYQFLITLYGRTGNLLEVYRVWRSLKLAFPKTANLSYLNMIQVLVKLNDLPGAEKCFHEWATAYSTGSSTFDIRIANILISAYLKEGSPEKADKLRRHAKRRGAEPNAKTWGHYIDYYMKKEEFKPLVKCINNAVTAGWANGGEWAPSAEVVEAVMRHFEQSKDVGGAEGFVKILKEPTGKVFESLIRTYAAAEKKSPIMHRRVKMEKVELSKEGKMLLDEISAA from the exons ATGGCGTCGACGTTTATGCAGCAATTCGCGAAGAAGAAGACCGTAGTGAAGCGATCGTCGAAGAAGTATTTGACGGAGGCGCTGTACAAGAAGCTGCTCAGCGATGGCGGCGAGGAGAGGAGCGTCAGGGCGAAGACGAACGAGTTTCTCAAGTCGCGTAAGAGTGCTTACAAATGGGAGGTTGGCCGCACCGTGAAGATTCTCCGCGGCCGCAAACTGTACGGACCCGCTGTCAAG ATATCCGAGACTATGGAGAAAAGAGGTATGAATAAAACCGTGAGTGACCAAGCTATTCATCTTGATCTGATAGCGAAAAGCCGAGGCATTGCTGCTGCCGAGACCTATTTTGTGTCTCTGCCGGAGTCATCAAAAACGAATCTCACTTACAGCGCTCTTCTCAATTGCTACTGCAAACTCTCAATGACTTCAAAGGCAGAGACTATGTTCGAGAGGATGAAAGAACTTAATTTGGAGATGACTTCCATGCCGTACAACAGCCTCATGACCCTGAACATGAAAAACGAGCTGCCGCAGCTCGTCCCTGCACTTGTCAAAGAAATGAAGGAGGCTGGCGTCATGCCTGACGTTTACACCTACAACGTGTGGATGAGGGCTCTTGCTGCCACGGGTGATATTGACGGGGTCGAGAGGGTTATTGATGAGATGAAGAGAGATGGCCGAGTTGCAGCAGATTGGACGACATACAGCAATCTGGCATCTATCTATGCTGATGCCGGAGCGTTTGATAAAGCTGAGGCGGCACTTAAGGAACTGGAGAGCAGAAACGGCCGCAGAGAACTCTCGGCTTACCAATTTCTGATCACACTGTACGGACGCACTGGGAATCTGCTCGAAGTTTATCGAGTGTGGCGTTCGTTGAAGCTAGCTTTTCCCAAAACTGCAAACTTGAGTTATCTGAATATGATTCAGGTGTTGGTTAAGCTGAATGATCTACCAGGTGCTGAGAAATGTTTCCACGAGTGGGCGACTGCTTACTCAACCGGTAGCTCGACTTTCGATATCCGTATCGCAAACATCCTCATCAGCGCTTATCTGAAAGAGGGTTCGCCCGAGAAGGCGGACAAGCTGAGGAGGCACGCCAAGAGGAGAGGAGCGGAACCCAACGCCAAAACCTGGGGGCATTACATCGACTACTACATGAAGAAGGAAGAGTTCAAACCACTCGTGAAATGCATCAACAACGCCGTCACAGCTGGCTGGGCTAACGGAGGCGAGTGGGCCCCATCAGCCGAAGTAGTGGAGGCTGTTATGCGGCACTTTGAGCAGAGCAAGGACGTCGGGGGCGCTGAAGGGTTCGTGAAGATCCTGAAGGAGCCGACAGGCAAGGTGTTTGAGTCGTTGATTCGAACTTACGCAGCTGCCGAGAAGAAGAGTCCCATCATGCATCGCAGGGTGAAGATGGAGAAGGTGGAATTGAGTAAAGAAGGGAAAATGTTGCTGGATGAAATATCTGCGGCATGA